The Conger conger unplaced genomic scaffold, fConCon1.1 SCAFFOLD_201, whole genome shotgun sequence genomic sequence TCTcgctctctctgtatgtggtgttaatgtctctctctgtatgtggtgttaatgtctctctctctgtatatggtgttaatgtctctctctctctctctctgtatatggtgttaatgtctctctctctctctctgtatatggtggtaatgtctctctctctgtatatggtgttaatgtctctcgctctctctctctgtatgtggtgttaatgtctctctctctgtatgtggtgttaatgtctctctctctctctctgtatatgtgttaatgtctctctctctctctctgtatatggtgttaatgtctctctctctctctctctgtatatggtggtaatgtctctctctctctctctctctctgtatatggtgttaatgtctctctctctctgtatatggtgttaatgtctctctctctctgtatgtggtgttaatgtctctctctctctgtatgtggtgttaatgtctctctctcggtatatggtgttaatgtctctctctctctctgtatgtggtgttaatgtctctctctctctctgtatatggtgttaatgtctctctctctctctgtatgtggtgttaatgtctctctctctctgtatgtggtgttaatgtctctcgctctctctctgtatatggtgttaatgtctctcgctctctctctctgtatgtggtgttaatgtctctctctctgtatgtggtgttaatgtctctctctctctctctctgtatatggtgttaatgtctctctctctctctgtatgtggtgttaatgtctctctctctctctctctgtatgtggtgttaatgtctctctctctctctctctgtatatggtgttaatgtctctctctctctctgtatgtggtgttaatgtctctctctctctgtatatggtgttaatgtctctctctctctctctctctctgtatgtggtgttaatgtctctctctctctctgtatatggtgttaatgtctctctctctctctctctctctctctgtatgtggtgttaatgtctctctctctctgtatatggtgttaatgtctctctctctgtatatggtgttaatgtctctctctctctctctgtatgtggtgttaatgtctctctctctctgtatgtggtgttaatgtctctctctctctgtatgtggtgttaatgtctctctctctctctctgtatgtggtgttaatgtctctcgctctctctctgtatatggtgttaatgtctctctcgctctctctctgtatgtggtgttaatgtctctctctctgtatatggtgttaatgtctctctctctctctctgtatgtggtgttaatgtctctctctctctctctgtatgtggtgttaatgtctctcgctctctctctgtatatggtgttaatgtctctctctctctctctctgtatatggtgttaatgtctctctctctctgtatgtggtgttaatgtctctctctctctctgtatatggtgttaatgtctctctctctctctctctgtatgtggtgttaatgtctctctctctctctctctctgtatgtggtgttaatgtctctcgctctctctctgtatatggtgttaatgtctctctctctctctctctctctctctctctgtatatggtgttaatgtctctctctctctctctgtatatggtgttaatgtctctctctctgtatatggtgttaatgtctctctctctctctctgtatgtggtgttaatgtctctctctctctgtatgtggtgttaatgtctctctctctctgtatgtggtgttaatgtctctctctctctctctgtatgtggtgttaatgtctctcgctctctctctgtatatggtgttaatgtctctctcgctctctctctgtatgtggtgttaatgtctctctctctgtatatggtgttaatgtctctctctctctctctgtatgtggtgttaatgtctctctctctctctctgtatgtggtgttaatgtctctcgctctctctctgtatatggtgttaatgtctctctctctctctctctctgtatatggtgttaatgtctctctctctctctctctctctctgtatatggtgttaatgttctctctctctctgtatgtggtgttaatgtctctctctctctctgtatatggtgttaatgtctctctctctctctctctgtatgtggtgttaatgtctctctctctctctctctctgtatgtggtgttaatgtctctcgctctctgtctctgtatgtggtgttaatgtctctcgctctctctctctgtatgtggtgttaatgtctctctctctgtatatggtgttaatgtctctctctctctctctctgtatatggtgttaatgtctctcgctctctctctctgtatgtggtgttaatgtctctctctctgtagatctGGGTCATGgcgctctctgtgtgctgtatatTCGCCATCACCATCGGAACCTTCCCCACCGTCACTGTGGACGTCAAGTCTATCGTGGAACCGGGGAGCAaatggggtgagtgtgtgtgtgtgagtgtgtgtgagtgagtgtgtgagtgagtgtgtgagtgagtgtgtgagtgagtgtgtgtgagagagtgtgagagagtgtgagagagtgtgagagagtgtgagagagtgtgagagagtgtgagagagtgtgagtgtgagagtgatagCATCCTGATAGGAGATGAACAGTAACCGCAGAGGAGGGTCGGAGGGTCGGAGTAAAAGCTCTGCTAAAGTCTGGATCAAGGTCCCGCTGCTGTTTGTGTTCCTGCAGTGGGAAAATGCCAGAGCTGCTGATctgagtctctccctctccctctctccctctctccctctctccctctctccctctctccctctctccctctcctctctctctccctctcctctctctctccctctccctctcctctctctctccctctccctctcctctctctcccccccctctctctccctctcctctctctcccccccctctctctccctcttctccctctccctctctagaAATGTACTTCATCCCGGTTTCCTGTTTCCTCATCTTCAACGTGATGGACTGGGCTGGGAGGAGCCTGACGgccgtgtgcatgtgggtgagtGCACAGCCCGGTGtgcctgctgctcactgctgctcactgctgctgctcatctCTGGGCTCCAGCGGAGGGGCTCCACCTTGGTGCAGAATGATGTGAACGGAACCACATGTGCTGAGTCAGCAACATTTACACAACAATCAGACTCAACTTTCCCTTCTGCGTTTGGatcggggcggggcggggcgggcttATGGATAAAGTCTGTGCCAAACCTACAGAACCCGGCCGTACAGCAGAACTACCTCCGCTGCATTCATCACAGAGTCCATCGTGCCTCTGTGAAACTGGCTCTGTGGTCCCTGGGCTGAATAAAGCCAAGGATTCAGTTGATGTAgcggaaaatgtaaatgtcaatggaaaatgtgtgtcaGTTAACCTTGAGCACCGCTCATGTGTGGGAAACTGGTTTCATCCAAACCATAAATTATTTTGATTCGGCCCCGAGTGTCTCTGCATGGAGAAATGGAGGAGTGGTCTGAACCCGGACCTGGTCCGCCCCAATTTAGGCAGCGGCACAAAAACAGCACTGGTTACAGCTGGGGCTCGTTAGAGTCCGCTGGCCCTCCGCTCAGCAGACGGGCTCCGCACAGCGCTGTGCCTGCTTGGGCTCTCATGCTTCTTGGGTCTCATGCCGTTTATTCTGCAGTTCTTCACGGTTTTCTTCTGTAACCACGGATCAGTTAAAGGCCCATAAAGTCTGTTTTTCATACTGCAGGCATAACAGTTTTACTCTGGATGAGCAAAGCTTTTTCCACTCCAAACTGTGGCACGAAATCAAGACCTCCATCCTGATCCCTGTAGACAGTTTGTTCCCGTaaggaacattccagaacacacacacaaaaaaacaaaaaacaattgtgGTACATTTATAGACAGACTGAGGGTCTCTAAATGTTTAGAGAACATTTTGGCGCGGCCCTACAAGTCGTTGTAAACTCCTGGCATGGGCTTCGATGTTGTAGCAGACGTGTTGCTGTTTCCTAGGTGGTTCCTCACAGGGCTGCTGAAAGAACACTGTTGGCACTCCCTGTCCAGCTACATCACAACCTTGGCTTCAACCAATCAGTCAAATATTTATTCGTCTTGGTACTGTAGTTACTCAACTTGTAGATCCTACAACTGAAATATGGTGGCCCTGAAAGTGTAGTCTTAACATCACAGGACATTTTATCCAAAATAACGTacaaaaaaaagtgcatatgAAGGTCATCGAACAAACCGAACAGgtcggataaggtacaattcacgtAGGATCGATTGTACAGCCATGAACGcaagtccagtacacaaggtagatggGCCAGGTCAGTCACTACCCTACAGAGAAACATCTACATATCTATACATCTCACCTAGTATTTCCTTACAATCTTATTAATATATACTTTTTGGCCAAATATGACGATTATTGCCAACGAGGCGAGCCGGTTTTTACTAATGAAGATTTACTCCTGGGTTAAGAAAGGTTCACTTGTCAGCAAACCGCGACTGTAAACAGGCAAATATTTTCTCCTTGAGATGAAATGTGATGAAGTCTCATCGCAAGCCCGAAACACTCGTCTGTCAACCCTTTCACTCCAAGCCCAATACGGGGTGACTCCACCTAAATCCCCAGGGGCTTTTATGGGCGTTCTGCTGGCGTGACTGAAGTGTAAGCGGTATGCCTGTGTTCGGGGCTGTGGGTGTAAGCGCTGTCTCTCCGCCCGCAGCCCGGGAAGGACAGCTGGCTGCTCCCGGCCCTGGTGGTCCTGCGCGTGGTGTTTGTGCCCCTCTTCATGCTGTGCAACGTGCAGCCGCGCACCTACACGCCCGTGGTGTTCCAGCACGACGCCTGGTACATCCTGTTCATGGTGCTGTTCGCCTTCAGCAACGGCTACCTGGCCAGCCTCTGCATGTGCTTCGGGCCAAAGTACGTACTCCCCTCCTCCTACACCACCCCCTCCATACTCCCCTCCTCCTACACCACCCCCTCCATACTCCCCCCCTCCTACACCACCCCCTCCATACTCCCCTCCTCCTATaccaccccctcctcctacaccaccccctccatactcccctcctcctacaccaccccctcctcctacaccaccccctccatactcccctcctcctacaccaccccctccatactcccctcctcctacaccaccccctccatactcccctcctcctacaccaccccctcctcctacaccaccccctccatactcccctcctcctacaccaccccctccatactcccctcctcctacaccaccccctcctcctacaccaccccctccatactcccctcctcctacaccaccccctcctcctacaccaccccctccatactcccctcctcctacaccaccccctccatactcccctcctcctacaccaccccctcctcctacaccaccccctccatactcccctcctcctacaccacccctcctcctacaccaccccctccatactcccctcctcctacaccaccccctccatactcccctcctcctacaccaccccctcctcctacacCACCCCCTCCATACTCCCCTCCTCCTATACCACCCCCTCCATACTCCCCTCCTCCTACACCACCCCTCCATACTCCCCTCCTCCTACACCACCCCCTCCATACTCCCCTCCTCCtacaccaccccctcctcctacaccaccccctcctcctacacCACCCCCTCCATACTCCCCTCCTCCTACACCACCCCTCCTACACAACCCTCTGTACCCCATTCTGtacacccaacacccccagAATGAAaactcctctccccctcctacATTCACAGAATGTGAACTCCTCTCTCTGTCGAGGGCCAGATAGGAGTCCCTTCCTGCACTGTACTCAGTTTGACATTCATTGTAATATgatgaataatgataataataatatttgcagATTGGTAAggttttctccccccccccccccccctcccctgcaggaAGGTGGCAGTGCATGAGGCAGAGACGGCGGGGGCCGTGATGGCGTTCTTCCTGTccctgggcctggctctggggGCCGCCATGTCGTTCGCCATCCGGACCCTGGTGTAGCGCGCGGCCCGGGGAGGACGCTCTTCAGCCTGCTGCCGGCGGAGAGCCGCCATCGTCCCCGGAGACGCAAACAGAACTGAAcacttttcttttgtttgtttttatttgcaatGCGCCTTAAcgacagaaaaaaaagagaattttgtaaaaagaaaaagaaaaaaattctgtatgaacaatttacattttttaaaaagctgtataaacaaagtgtgtgtgagctctgccGCGTGTGTCACGGGCGAGCTGTGTGTCGAGCCAGCGGGGGTGGAGTTCACCTGAGGCgctccacccaaaacaaatTACAGCCCAACTGTCGGGATCCTAATTCCACCCACACGTCAGCGCCACTGCAGAACCAGTCTGTgctgtgtacagagtgtgtatcGCCTGCCATAAGGATCACAGACCACCGCATCCAGTGACGAACCCGCGATTAACGCCTAACCTCCAACAGCACACGTCTAGCGTAACCATGCCAACGGACAGATTattctaattttatttatttatttctctgtcCATGTGCTTTGtctcagttttattttattttgttaagatTTTTTTGCCCCAGCCGTACGTTAGAGAAAGCGCGATGCCGGAGAAGGGGAGCCTGTTGTCTGTCTCCGTTATAAAACCACACTGTTTGACTAAAAagtctatttttttaaactatcgTACAGAGATGGTCACGTCATTTTGTGTGGGGAAAAAGACATTGCTCTTCAGTACTtcttaaataacttttttaaattgtgtattttattttttaatattatagTGTTTGAATTGCTCTGAATATCTTTTTGTACGAGAAGTATAAGATATCCCACTGCCTGCAGCGATCGCTTCCACGCTTCGTCACCATGGACTCCGTTTACTGAGCTGCTGCGGGTTGATGACGTCACTACCGCCTGCCAAGTAAACATCACGGGAGGAGGAACAGGCCCGCGTCCCAATCGTCTTACTTGCATACAGCCTGTGTACTCAGTAGCAGGCAACGTGCCTACTCAATAATAGGCCAGTACGCCAGTTTTAGACGGCCTAAATTTACCATGAGGTGCTGGtgtgtgatgacatcatcactcgTCGCCTGCCAAGTGAACCAAGTCAAACTTTACATTTGTAATGTAACCgtgtacaaaaaaataaacactgcatttgtagaaaaaatgttttgtgagaTTTGTATGGCTGGCTAAAGTAGAGCCAAGTACGCAACACTAGGGAAATACTGTAGAAATAAGTGGTAGTTCTATTGCATGTAGTAAAAGtttacaaagtgcttcacataatgaaaaacaaacatgcacataaaaTGATAATAGCAATCAGTGAATcaagagaaataaaaagaattaGGGCCTTTTGTATATTTGGTAACTACAACTATTTACTGACACAAAAATAACATCTGGTGCTTccttaaaacacaaacattaccGAGAACATCCATAAACTCACAAGGTTCACTTCAGTCCCCCACACTCTGGATCCATACATCCCCCAAATCTTCcagctgctgttagccaatccCTCCACCAGTGCCCTGCTCCTTAACCACTCAAACGGAATACTATTAATCTCAGATTACTTTCTTGTGCATTTCTTCTCTAATTACTTGTATTACTGTAGATACTGTAGTTGTACATAGTGTTTTTTTATGCACGTGCCTTGCTTGGCTAAATTCCCTTATAAATTATATAGCCTACGTGGCATTGTGTACACATTTTGATACATCAGTTCATGGGATCTAAACCCATGTCAATACAGAGGCTAATGTTATCAAACGCTTCTGGAAGTACTTTACAATTGGAACGTTATCATGATTATGTTTCTTGGTTTTTCCAGAAAAAGGATCTAGTCACAATC encodes the following:
- the LOC133120468 gene encoding equilibrative nucleoside transporter 1-like translates to MALSVCCIFAITIGTFPTVTVDVKSIVEPGSKWEMYFIPVSCFLIFNVMDWAGRSLTAVCMWPGKDSWLLPALVVLRVVFVPLFMLCNVQPRTYTPVVFQHDAWYILFMVLFAFSNGYLASLCMCFGPKKVAVHEAETAGAVMAFFLSLGLALGAAMSFAIRTLV